The Acidobacteriota bacterium region ACGTGCCGCCAAGAAACTGCATCCGCCCCGCGAAGGAATTCCATACCGCGTCATCGAGCTGTCCGGAGCCTCCCTCCCCGTCATCCGGCGTGGCGTACTGTTCGATGGCCTTGCGCATTTGGTCGCGAAAGTCCTCGCTGGTCCAGTCCGAATCCGCGACGCCGATGACATGAAAGGTGGGCGCCAGCCGTTGCATGCGCGCCAGCGCGTAGAGCGCGGGCATGAGCTTACGGTGCGTGAGGTCGCCGGAGGCGCCGAATATCACCATGGTGCAAGGCGGCGCGGTGCGCTGCATGCGAATGCCGGTGCGCAGGGGGTGGGGGGCGGTGGTCGTCGTGGTGGCCATGGCGGATGCCTAGTCTGCGGCATTCTCGTTGCGCGCGCCCTGCGGCAGCGCCAGCGCCGCGGCCAGTTCCTTCAGGTCAACAGCGGCATCCGCGCCGAGATCGACGCGCAGCAGACGGCGCTGATGCTTGGCCAGTGATTCATAGTCGCCAATCGCTTGCGCCGCCAGCAGCGTGGTGAAGCCGTACTTCTGACCGGGAATCGGCAGGTTCTGCCTGGGCGGCGCGGTGATCTGCAGGAAGACGCCATTGTTGCCGCCGCCCTTGTGCAACTGACCGGTGGAGTGAAGAAAGCGCGGGCCAAAACCGAGCGTGGTCGCTACGTGGAGGCGGTCACGCAAACCGAGACGGAGTGCCTCGAGGGCTTTGTTCCAGTCGTCGTTGCGGTCGACGTAGGCCATGATGGCGATGTAATCGCCGGGTTTGACTTTGTCCAGCCACTCGTCCAACGGCTTTTTGGCGCTGCTGGCCGGAGCGAAAAACTGCAACGCACCGGTGCGCGCCGTGGGTACGGCGGTGAAGCCGGCGGCAGCATCGCCGCCTTTCAGGTACTCGCCCAGCACGCGCACGGTGTTGTCTTTGCTCTCCTGCACGTTGGGTTCGTCGAAGGGGTTGATCTCCAGCACCGCGCCGGCGATGGCGGTGGCGAACTCCCAGCGGAAAAACTCGCGGCCGAGATCGTAGCGGTCGCGCAGGCCGATCTGGAAGACGGGCGCATTGCTGCTCAGGCCAGTGCAGGCAGCGCCGGTGGCGTCGTTGGTGCCGCCCAGGCCGAGTTGTGCGAAAACGCGATCGTCGCCGTAAACGCCGGGCTTGCCCAGTGCTTCGCCCGCAACCGGCACGATGCCGGTGCCCAGCTTGCCGGTGCTTTCGGCCAGCAATTGTTCGAGCCATGAGCCCAGGCTCGCCAGCTCGGGGCTGGTAATGAACGTGAGCTTGTCTTTTCGCGGTTTGGAATCGGCTCGTGCCCAAACGCCGATGGCGGCGCCAAGCTGTGCGGCCGGATTGTGCGCCAGCGGAATGTCGGGACCGCAGGCTTCGGCCATGTCTTGCGCGAGGCGCAGCAGCTTGGCGACATCGACGCCCAGCAACGCCGCCGGAACGAGCCCAAAAAATGACAAAGCCGAATAGCGGCCGCCAATATCGCCAGGATTGGTGAAGACCTTGCGGAACTTGTGATCGGCGGCGAGTTTTTGCAGCGAAGTGCCGGCATCGGTGATGGCGGCATAATGGCGGCCGTCGGCGAGCTTGGACCAGAAGTAGGCGAACAGGCTGTTGGGTTCAAGCGTGCCGCCGCTTTTGCTGCTCACCAGGAAGAGCGTCTTGGCGAGCGTGACTTCTTTTTCAATGCGTGCAATCTGGTCGGGATTGGTGGTATCGAGCACATGCAGCCGCAGGCCTTTGCCACCTTCGGCGCGTGCGCCAAAGACCTTGCTGAAGACCTCCGGCGCCAGGCTGCTGCCGCCCATGCCCAGCAGCACGCAGTCGGAGTAGCCGTCCTTCTGGCAGCCCTGCACGAAACCCTGAATTTCATCGACCTTGGCTTGCATGCTCTGGGGCAGCGCCAGCCAGCCAAGACGATTGGCGATTTTCGCCTGCACGGCTTTATCGGTGCTCCAGAAGCTGGCGTCGTGCTTCCCAATGCGTTCGCCGGC contains the following coding sequences:
- a CDS encoding bifunctional transaldolase/phosoglucose isomerase; translation: MADSRILMNEAAMNPLQQLHEFGQSFWYDNIRRDLLRNGELARMVREDGLRGLTSNPTIFAKALEHGSDYDTAIRHEWTKAPADLFISLMVDDIQHACDVLRPVFDSADGHDGFCSIEVFPDLARNTQGTIEQARMLWKKVGRPNVMVKIPSTPECIPAIETCLAEGININITLMFGFDSYQAVVEAFFSALEKRVAAGQPIDKLASVASLFVSRVDTKVDKRLDKNPELHGKAGIANARRMYQYFQKTLSGPRWEKLLAKGAHPQRLLWASTSTKNPKYPDTLYAEALIGPHTVDTMPEVTIQAYRDHGKPANRLQEAMDHYDTEVKAVLDALAKAGIDMDQVARELQDEGVDSFQKSYVELITGLRHKVARVSQVLVGPQAQLDAAAKALAKLDGQKAGERIGKHDASFWSTDKAVQAKIANRLGWLALPQSMQAKVDEIQGFVQGCQKDGYSDCVLLGMGGSSLAPEVFSKVFGARAEGGKGLRLHVLDTTNPDQIARIEKEVTLAKTLFLVSSKSGGTLEPNSLFAYFWSKLADGRHYAAITDAGTSLQKLAADHKFRKVFTNPGDIGGRYSALSFFGLVPAALLGVDVAKLLRLAQDMAEACGPDIPLAHNPAAQLGAAIGVWARADSKPRKDKLTFITSPELASLGSWLEQLLAESTGKLGTGIVPVAGEALGKPGVYGDDRVFAQLGLGGTNDATGAACTGLSSNAPVFQIGLRDRYDLGREFFRWEFATAIAGAVLEINPFDEPNVQESKDNTVRVLGEYLKGGDAAAGFTAVPTARTGALQFFAPASSAKKPLDEWLDKVKPGDYIAIMAYVDRNDDWNKALEALRLGLRDRLHVATTLGFGPRFLHSTGQLHKGGGNNGVFLQITAPPRQNLPIPGQKYGFTTLLAAQAIGDYESLAKHQRRLLRVDLGADAAVDLKELAAALALPQGARNENAAD